A single window of Penaeus chinensis breed Huanghai No. 1 chromosome 9, ASM1920278v2, whole genome shotgun sequence DNA harbors:
- the LOC125028853 gene encoding tyrosine-protein phosphatase non-receptor type 9-like isoform X1, which produces MRLNRSNRMTEVSHQADPKHKATKEFVEQVNELRRSRNVGPLSWNTAVKFLMARKFDVSRAVSLYEQHEITRHREGLTHLNPSSDPLRTELTTGKFTILPCRDTSGAAIAVFTARLHDPRATTQQTTLQGVVYQLDAALESRETQRCGLIFIYDMSESAYQNFDYQLSQKILTLLKGGYPARLKKVLIVTAPLWFKAPFKVLRLFVREKLRDRVYTVSLSELVNHIPGDCLPVELGGNLIIDHNAWLLRCLASMPNRHPSLLCESELPLPPQSALCSPGSQKHSTMVPTGDHDPNLSSQDQLCPEFSDDDRSSCEKSFSHDEDDLEGEADDLDTEGRLSSLTTVEEKTASEDGKQKEDENEHSSSLKGECSPEPDRQNTVHLNGHVMHDKERLSGRVSPLAPPSSGSSGFSDDDSLHYDDGRGLSLEEFVRHLRDKGRQGLYHDYTQIKSRPPDGTFENSRKRWNQIKNRYTDVLCFDHSRVVLSAEDEEGHTDYINANYVDGYKQKNAFISTQGPLPGTFGDFWRMIWEQRVCVIVMTTRAVERGRTKCGQYWPVEQDGQVSHSHFTIKNTHIYQYRDYTVSTLTIVDNKSGDERKVEHMQFTSWPDYGVPDSAMAMLEFLAHVREAQARLTSSLGDKWTGHPLGPPIVVHCSAGIGRTGTFCTLDICIRRLEEVGTIEVKGTVEKIRSQRAYSIQMPDQYVFCHLALLEYALHNGKLVEVDLTGFEEDGSESD; this is translated from the exons GCGACAAAAGAGTTTGTAGAACAAGTTAATGAGCTGCGACGGTCTCGGAACGTTGGGCCTCTGTCATGGAATACAGCTGTCAAGTTTCTTATGGCAAGGAAATTTGATGTTAGCAG AGCTGTGAGTTTATACGAGCAACACGAAATAACCAGACACCGGGAAGGCCTCACCCATCTCAATCCCTCGTCAGATCCACTTCGGACTGAGCTCACCACAGGGAAATTTACGATCCTA CCGTGCCGAGACACCTCTGGGGCAGCCATTGCAGTGTTTACCGCCCGGCTTCATGACCCACGTGCCACCACCCAGCAGACGACGCTGCAGGGAGTTGTCTACCAGTTAGACGCTGCTTTGGAGTCAAGAGAGACCCAACGATGCGGGCTGATTTTCATCTATGATATGAGCGAGTCTGCATACCAAAATTTTGACTATCAGTTGTCACAAAAAATACTTACTTTATTGAAG GGCGGATATCCAGCACGTTTGAAAAAGGTACTGATAGTAACTGCGCCATTGTGGTTCAAGGCACCTTTCAAAGTTCTGCGTTTGTTTGTGCGAGAGAAGTTGCGTGACCGCGTGTacactgtttctctttctgag CTTGTAAATCATATACCCGGGGATTGTCTGCCAGTAGAACTGGGAGGGAACCTCATCATTGACCACAACGCGTGGTTGTTACGGTGCCTTGCCTCCATGCCCAACAGGCACCCGTCCCTCTTGTGCGAGTCTGAACTCCCTCTGCCGCCCCAGTCAGCCCTCTGCTCTCCAGGCTCCCAAAAGCATTCTACGATGGTACCTACAGGGGACCACGATCCAAATCTGTCATCGCAGGAtcag CTATGTCCAGAGTTCAGTGATGACGACCGGAGTTCTTGTGAGAAAAGCTTCTCCCATGATGAGGACGACTTGGAAGGAGAAGCTGATGATCTAGACACAGAAGGAAGACTATCTAGTCTGACGACTGTGGAGGAAAAGACAGCAAGTGAAGATGGGAagcaaaaggaagatgaaaatgagcACAGCTCAAGTTTAAAGGGAGAATGCTCCCCAGAGCCAGATAGACAGAATACTGTACATCTTAATGGGCATGTCATGCATGACAAGGAGCGACTCAGTG GAAGGGTTTCTCCTCTTGCTCCGCCAAGCAGTGGAAGTAGTGGGTTTAGCGACGACGACAGCCTTCACTACGACGATGGGCGGGGGCTTTCCCTGGAGGAGTTTGTGCGTCACTTGAGAGACAAGGGACGGCAAGGGCTCTACCATGACTATACACAGATAAAGAGTCGACCCCCAGATGGAACTTTTGAGAATTCCAG GAAAAGATGGAACCAGAttaaaaatagatacacagacgTCCTATGTTTTGATCACTCACGGGTAGTTCTGAGTGCAGAGGATGAAGAGGGGCACACTGACTACATTAATGCTAACTATGTTGATGGTTACAAGCAGAAGAATGCCTTCATCTCTACACAAG GTCCTTTACCTGGAACGTTCGGAGACTTCTGGCGAATGATCTGGGAGCAGAGAGTTTGTGTAATTGTGATGACCACCAGAGCAGTAGAACGAGGAAGAACCAAGTGTGGGCAGTACTGGCCAGTTGAACAGGATGGTCAGGTGTCGCATTCACATTTTACTATCAAGAACACCCATATCTATCAGTACAGGGATTACACTGTGTCTACACTTACGATTGTAGATAATAAG AGTGGTGATGAGAGGAAGGTAGAACATATGCAGTTTACTTCCTGGCCAGACTATGGTGTCCCAGACTCTGCAATGGCCATGCTAGAATTCTTAGCCCATGTTCGGGAAGCGCAAGCTCGCCTGACGTCAAGCCTTGGAGATAAATGGACTGGGCATCCCTTGGGACCTCCCATTGTAGTTCATTGTTCAGCTGGCATTGGTAGAACAG GAACCTTCTGCACCCTTGATATATGCATCCGCCGTTTAGAGGAAGTGGGAACAATAGAGGTGAAGGGAACGGTGGAGAAAATCCGCTCTCAGAGAGCCTACTCCATCCAGATGCCAGACCAGTATGTGTTCTGCCACCTGGCTCTCTTGGAGTATGCCTTACACAATGGTAAATTAGTGGAGGTTGACCTCACTGGCTTCGAGGAAGATGGTTCCGAATCCGATTAA